The Longimicrobium sp. genome includes the window CGGCGGGCGGAGAAATCGAACTGAAGTCCGTCGACGGGATGGAGGTGGAGGCGGGCGACCGGCTGGTGCTGGAGACACCGGGAGGTGGCGGATTCGGGGCCCCGGTCGATGCGTCGGCGGACGCCGGATGACCGCGCGCACGTCCACTCGCGGGCAAGGCTCTTTCGCGGCGCGCATCCTGCGCCGTACGTTGCGGTTCAGCCATTCGAAACTCCAGCGTCCCCTCCCGTGACCGAGCCGTCTTCCCACCTGTCCGCCGCCTCGGCGACGCGCCGCGCCACCGGCGATCCGAACGTGTTCCTGATCCCGGAAGAGCATCTTCCGGCGGGTTTCGCGGCCAAGGTGGAGGCGGGCGGCTTCGTCCCGGCGCCCACGCGCCCGGCCGCCACCGTGCTGCTGGCGCGCGACTCGGACGACGGGCCCGAGGTGCTGCTGATGCGCCGCAGCAAGCGCAGCGGCTTCGCGGCCGACGCGTGGGTGTTTCCCGGCGGCGTGGTGGACGACGACGACCGCGACCCGGCCGTGATGGAGCGCCTGGACGGGCCCACGCCCATGCAGTGGGCCGAGCGCCTGGGCCTTGTCGACCCGGCCGAGGCGCTGGCCTACGTGGTGGCCGCCGTGCGCGAGGCGTTCGAGGAAACGGGGATCCTGCTGGCCCGCGTGTCGGACGACGCCACCAACCCGGGCGGGGCGCTCTCGAACATCGACGTGGCACGGCGCGCACTGCTCAGCAGCGTGGTAGACCTGCGGCAGATCTTCATCACCCGCAACCTGCGGATGGCGGGAGACGAGCTGCTGTATCTGGCGCACTGGATTACCCCCGAGCCGGAACCGCGGCGCTACGACACGCGCTTCTTCCTGGCCCGCGTGGACGCCGAGGCCGTGTGCACGCCGCACGAGGAGGAGCTGACGGAAAGCGTTTGGCTGACGGCCCGTGGCGCGGTGCACTACTTCGAGCTGGGCTCGCTGAAGATGCTGCCGCCCACCGTGCACACGCTGCGGCGCCTGGCCGGCTACGGAACCGTCGGGGAAATCTTCGCCGCCCTGGCGGATGCCCCGGTGCCCGCCATCCTTCCCGTGATGCGGCGGGTGGCGGACGGCGTGGCCATCGAGATTCCTCCCGAGGCCCGGCTGTAGGCCCCCGGGCCCGGGAATCCCCTTCGGCGGACCCGGCTTCGGCTGAAACCGCCGCCCCTCCCCCGCCGTATCACCCCCCATGAACATCGATTCCGTTCCGGAGGCTGGCATGAACGAATACGAAGGCACGCCGTCGGGCGTGCTGATCCGCGACTTTCTCATCTTCCAGTTCAAGACGGTGCTGGACGGGATGAAGGACGCCATCGTCATCCCGGTCTCCTTCATCGCGCTGATCGCCGACCTCATGGGCAGCCCGTCGCGCCGGGGCAGGACGTTCTACGCGCTGCTGGGTGCCTGCGAGGCGTTCGATCGGTGGCTGAACCTGCATGCGCCGGCTCGCAACGCCACGCGCGGCCAGGACGGCCTGTTCGACACCAGCGAGCCCGGCGACGGCACGATGGTAGGCGAGCTCGAGGAGATTTTGCGCGGCGAACGAGCCCCGGTGCTGCCGCGGGCGTAAGGCGGCCTGCACGGGAAGGGGGAGGGCACGATCATCGTGCTCTCCCCCTTTCGCCGTCCGGACCCTTCCCGCTATCTGCGCAGCAGGTACCAGCCGTCACCGAGCGGCGTTCGGCGCAGCGTCGTACGTTCCAGATAGCTGGTGGTGGAGGCCAGCGGCTGGCCGGGGCGCGCGTAGACAAGGTACGTGGAGCCGTTCTGCCCGAGCCGGAACGAGACGTGGCCGGGCCGGGCCAGGATTCGATCGACTCCGGCGGCCCTCATCGCCGCGGTCAGACGGTCGAACTCAGGCCGGCTGATCCCGTCCGACGCCAGCACATCGTCCATAGACCTGCTCGCCGATCGCTCGTACTGAGGC containing:
- a CDS encoding NUDIX hydrolase; amino-acid sequence: MTEPSSHLSAASATRRATGDPNVFLIPEEHLPAGFAAKVEAGGFVPAPTRPAATVLLARDSDDGPEVLLMRRSKRSGFAADAWVFPGGVVDDDDRDPAVMERLDGPTPMQWAERLGLVDPAEALAYVVAAVREAFEETGILLARVSDDATNPGGALSNIDVARRALLSSVVDLRQIFITRNLRMAGDELLYLAHWITPEPEPRRYDTRFFLARVDAEAVCTPHEEELTESVWLTARGAVHYFELGSLKMLPPTVHTLRRLAGYGTVGEIFAALADAPVPAILPVMRRVADGVAIEIPPEARL